Proteins co-encoded in one Micropterus dolomieu isolate WLL.071019.BEF.003 ecotype Adirondacks linkage group LG19, ASM2129224v1, whole genome shotgun sequence genomic window:
- the cxcl14 gene encoding C-X-C motif chemokine 14 produces MHRCSAVLLLLVVALCFLSAEAYKCRCTRKGPKIRYKDVQKLEIKPKHPYCQEKMIFVTMENVARFKGQEYCLHPKLQSTKNLVKWFRIWKDKHRVYEA; encoded by the exons ATGCATCGGTGCTCAGCGGTGCTACTTTTGTTAGTGGTTGCCTTGTGCTTCCTGAGCGCAGAAG CCTACAAGTGCAGATGCACCAGAAAAGGACCGAAGATCAGATACAAGGATGTACAGAAGCTGGAGATCAAACCCAAACACCCGTACTGCCAAGAGAAGATGATATT TGTGACCATGGAGAATGTGGCTCGGTTTAAAGGGCAGGAGTATTGTCTTCATCCCAAACTTCAGAGCACCAAGAATCTGGTCAAATGGTTCCGCATCTGGAAGGACAAGCACAG gGTGTACGAAGCCTAA